In Silene latifolia isolate original U9 population chromosome 6, ASM4854445v1, whole genome shotgun sequence, the genomic window TTTCCAATAATTAGGGGATAAGTTTATGTCAGTATTTAATTTTCTACCCACATCTTTATTTAGATCTAATTTTCAGATTATTTTTCCAAGGGGTATGGAAATATACTTTCAAATCACACCACATTTAGTGATCTATCTATGTAACATGAGTAATTGCTTTGATGTATAGGCTTGGTATCGAAATTCAGTATCACCACCTAATAATAACGCCTCATCATCGAGCTTAAATTAACTCGATTTTTCGTTCCCTAATTGCTCTTTGCAGGAATAACAACATTCATGCAAATTCTATTGAAGCACCTCCAAATACTTTCAACAATTCCATGATACAAGACTTAAGATATTCATTACCTAATAACATTAACAACATTATTCAATCTACTTCCTACAATGAACATCATCAACATCTTATTTCCAATAAAACCAAAGAAGAATCATCAACATCTTCGGATCAAAGTAATAGTTCATCTTTCCAAACATTTGGTGAATTGTTAAGCCCTTCAACAAATACACCAAGTGAAATGCTTCTTCTTAATACATTATCTCTTACTTACAAAAATCACGTGTTTCATCCTTCACAATTTCAACCTAATATGCAATTTCaagataataatagtaatagtagtaataatagcgATCTTCCAGGAATAACTACCTTTAGCCAAATTTTTCCAAGTGTAAATatatcaaatttaagctcaagcgCAATGGATTCAAGTAATTTTCGCGGTAATTTGGATCTTCTTGCTAGCCAAGGATCGTTTTTCGGTGGAAGAAGTCTTAACCAAGCTCCAAATAGTAATCTTCTTGAGCTATTCAAAGATAGTTCTCAATATGGTAGTGTTGATCATGATTTACAACAGTCTAATGACATCAGGCTATGCAATGCTTCAACCCGTGTATGTATTTCTTTTCCTATATATTTAATTTGTGTTTCATAGTAATTTCTTCTATGATATGAGACCATATTAAATCACATATACATGCATTTCATATTCAGTTATACATGTAATTGGAATGGTAGACCGTCTCTCAGTCAGAGTCTCatataagaatttgtgttttacTATAGGATCGCCATTGCATTTCATATATAGTTATACATGTAATTGGAATGGTAGGTCGTCTCTCAGTCAGAGTCTCATTTAAGAATTTGTGTTTCACTATAAGATGGAcattattgtatatatatatatttatcatATTATTTTTCATATGGATCATAGGTGGCTTCAAAGTCTTGTCTATGTATAAATTCATTGATTATAGCTAGGTTGGGTATAGATCATTCAAGTTTTGTTTTGATATAAAAAgtatgtttcaattattttgtgCTTAGGTTTTTTTTGGTGTAGAGGTAGTTATAAGGGTGATTTTGATGTTAACGGGTTCAAACCTTAGCTCATGATCGAGTACCACTTCTCATAACTTTGTCAATTAAGCTAGTTATCATCTGCTAGTGACATGGATATCAGCCGACAGGTTTATCAGCTAAGCTAACAGACATTGATCTGAATCCCTTTATATTTTGACACGTACATTAGCAaatgatgttaaattgctaaCTATAGCCATGTCTTTCACCTCCTTAGATTCATCATTTCTTCTCCTTACACTAATGTAGTATATATGTTGTTTAAACTACAAGACTTATGACACAAGCTTATATAATATGGATAATTCATATAAAAAGTTAGAATATAGAAAGACCAATCAAATTTTAGTAAGTTTTATTTGTGTAAAATGGGAAAGTTGTAACTCTTTTGAAAGTTCAATAAAGATATTGAGCAAATATAAAGGATGGTCCATTCATCTCTTTTTCTATATATGAAGGATTCCTTCAGCTTTATACATGTAAATGATTCAATTTATCTTTTCAGAACCTTGAGACTTTTCTCTTTTTAATTTCATCCATATATTTTTCCGGCTTTTTTTAACGTGTGCCCTAAGTGTACACATTAAGAggctaaataaaaaaaattagaagAATATAACATGGAAATGTTAAGTATCAACTCCTTTTTTTCCACATTTAATAAAATATTTCTCcgatattttatttatttaggttattaatgtgtgcccttatCACACATCTTagaaaaactgttttttttttacttcaTTATTTTTTGGTCTACTAATGATATAACTTCTTTGTTAAAGCTTTCATCTTTTAACAATAATGGAATCCTAGAACCAAAGAGATCTAGCTGCATTGTGGAGCCTAACTCAAGTCATCAATCGGTATCCAAAAAGCAACGGTTCGAGACCCGTGCTTCTTGCCCGCCCTTTAAGGTAAAtcgtactccctccgtctcattgATATTTGTTGAACATTCTATCTTATGAGCGTGACAATCACTTACTAATTTCTTTTTACGTACATTCATCAGTAACAATATTAATTTGTAGTAATATCAACTATGGGCGATCTCTTACTAAATTATCGTATCTATTGATATTATCAGGTTAGAAAAGAAAAATTAGGAGATAGGATCGCTGCTCTACAACAACTAGTAGCACCCTTCGGCAAGGTACGTACTTGCATAGTTGCATACGATTTATGTTGGATTAGTCGATATTACGCGTTCGTATGATATTAATTTCAGTACCACCGGTTTATATTAGGTTTTTGTTTAGACCGTCATAACATGCAATGTATCCAAGGTATTTGGTACTATGAACTCTAATTGTGTGCATATGACcataaaatgaaaaaaaacaaaTTGTCCATTTGATCCGATCATTTGTCGTAAAATGAAACCACTATATATTCCAAAACCTTTAAAAATCGGTCATGATTCGTTGTCACAATCACAATTATAAGCTTAATGGTTTGACACACCCTTAACGTAAATTATATCCTTAACCCTTGACTTAAATCGTATCCTAAAAAATAAATTAGTAGTTATTGTGTGTGACTCACATCATACGGTACGAGCGACAAAAAATTACCATTTTATGATAAATAGTGATACTCTTATGTTAAAACCTGACCACTTTTACAAAATgattattttataataataaaagGAGGTCATTTTTTAAGTGGTCGTACCATATAACGGTCTTGTAATATAATTTGCGGGAATAAATTAAATAAAGAAGCATGCTTGTTCTGACTGAGATTTGGGTATAAGTTAAGCTTTGTTTAATGCATATTGACAGACAGATACAGCATCAGTACTATCAGAAGCCATTGGATATATCAAATTCCTTCAAAATCAAATCGAGGTACATACATTAATTCTCCTTTTATTCTTCTTGTTTTCTGATCAACCATACATTATGATCAGTATATTCTAaattatttaataattaattaattgatgcTTAATTTATCCCATGCATAAATATTCTTTTTTGATTCAATGTGTTTCTTAAAGTTAAACATGTGCACATATCAATGTTTATGTATGTTCCATTTTTTAATGTTCAAATTTTGGTGTTATTTTCATATGGATGTGGTAAAGTTTAATTTATGGTCTGGGAAGGCTTTTTAACTTTCCAACTGTTTAAGATTTGATtatgttgtattttattgaatCATTTTGTGTAAGGTAGTTTTACACTAATGTAACTGTAAAACGGATTTCATCATAATCCTATTAGTGAGTAAAGGTTGTTACTACAAAAATATTGTTTTACGATAAATTTGTGTAAAACCGCTTTACATAAGTATTTTTTGCATTTTATTATAGGGCAGTACAATCTGATTCATATAGATGATGTAACCGATCTTGCTTAAAACCCATCTTAGCTTACAATGTGCTTCATATATAGTCTTGAACTTGAAATCTTTCAAATAAGATTTTGTGTAATACTTGACAAAATTTACCAACAAAAATAAATCATTTTATGTCATGTCATTTATACTACTCAAACTTGCATGGTTGAAAGGATCATATATATCTAATTAACTACACATCAATACAAATATCAAACTCGGGTTTTTTtatgaaaaaaattcaaaaacattggATTAAAATCAAGTATAGAAATATTATTTTAGTGTCCAAGTGTTGGTGTTATTAGGTAGAATTAGGGTAATGTTGCCTATCATAATACAGTTCCATGGACATATTTTGATGTGATTTTTTGTTTCAATTACGGAGTATTTGTTTATCTTCGACTAAAATGTATCGCATaaagtaaaaaaattatgaaaaattgtCTGAGACAAAGGGAGTACATTACAACAATAAACCAATTTTCACCGGACATTTGATCATGAACATTAATCATAAAATTTTGTTATTTCTTCTTATTACGAAATACAGACATTGAGTGTTCCATACATGAAGCTAGGCTCGCGCAATAGGAGCTCCAACAACATTCATAGGGTAAGTTAAAAATCAACAAAGAGTAAATTAGTAGTAATTAAcatctttatttatttttattgtcaTTTGTTCATAATCATTAAGCAAAATGAACCTAATTTTCGTCAATTAACCCTAAATTAATCATATATTTGCAGAATTCGGAAGAAAACGAAGCAAATAAACAAGACCTTAGAAGCCGAGGACTGTGTCTCGTTCCCTTGA contains:
- the LOC141585914 gene encoding transcription factor bHLH110, encoding MESTNNDDLHLQHHKLQDHHLARSSSIIIPSSLAFPSLSDVEGNSEHAWRSPSTFFLNNNIHANSIEAPPNTFNNSMIQDLRYSLPNNINNIIQSTSYNEHHQHLISNKTKEESSTSSDQSNSSSFQTFGELLSPSTNTPSEMLLLNTLSLTYKNHVFHPSQFQPNMQFQDNNSNSSNNSDLPGITTFSQIFPSVNISNLSSSAMDSSNFRGNLDLLASQGSFFGGRSLNQAPNSNLLELFKDSSQYGSVDHDLQQSNDIRLCNASTRLSSFNNNGILEPKRSSCIVEPNSSHQSVSKKQRFETRASCPPFKVRKEKLGDRIAALQQLVAPFGKTDTASVLSEAIGYIKFLQNQIETLSVPYMKLGSRNRSSNNIHRNSEENEANKQDLRSRGLCLVPLTCMSYITSDCEITGPSAWPPPHNFNPGF